A single window of Chromatiales bacterium DNA harbors:
- a CDS encoding efflux RND transporter periplasmic adaptor subunit: MRILIPLLLALLLVAGCDDTPTSAGGDDHAHGDDAHAHDDAGMHVVTHVADGFELFAEYPGLVAGHDAEFIVHFTRTSDYRAVTGGRVSVLLGRGEQYAASASVEAPVRPGVFLPTLTAPAPGMYTLTLTLQTADDLIVHDLGPVAVHATHEAAATAVGTAETDEGIVFLKEQQWQTDFRVDPVGPRLLKASVRAPATLRADSAREAQIVAPVDGWIAAAGGELQSPGRQVRQGDTLLRIVPRLGEATDYATLEAEAARARAAFRFARDELARIRGLFEQGVIAERRLQAAQADFEGARAANDAASRRLAQYGKVSGGQTGGVVLPSPINGEVARVHVGAGSYVSAGTPLMYVVDRRELWLEAQVPEADALTLDAPTGAWFETAAGPVAVTAETGARLVSFGARIDPRTRTVPVIFAFPSPDPRLRIGQYVEARIYTGEQREALAIPRTAVIDDTGRDVVFVQRDGEHFERRLVTLGIRDGDWVEVIAGLKPGERIVTRGAYLVQLAASVPAEIGHGHAH, translated from the coding sequence ATGCGAATCCTGATCCCCCTTCTGCTGGCCCTGCTGCTGGTCGCCGGCTGCGACGACACGCCCACCTCTGCCGGGGGCGACGACCATGCCCATGGCGACGACGCCCATGCCCATGACGATGCCGGCATGCACGTCGTCACCCACGTGGCCGACGGCTTTGAGCTGTTTGCCGAGTACCCCGGCCTGGTGGCCGGCCACGATGCCGAATTCATCGTGCACTTCACCCGCACCAGCGACTACCGCGCAGTGACCGGGGGCCGGGTGTCGGTGCTGCTCGGCCGTGGCGAACAGTACGCCGCCAGCGCCTCGGTCGAGGCACCGGTGCGCCCCGGCGTGTTCCTGCCGACACTCACGGCCCCCGCACCGGGTATGTACACCCTGACCCTCACGCTGCAGACGGCCGACGACCTGATCGTGCACGACCTGGGGCCGGTGGCGGTCCATGCCACGCACGAGGCCGCCGCGACGGCTGTCGGCACCGCGGAGACCGATGAGGGTATCGTCTTCCTCAAGGAGCAGCAGTGGCAGACCGACTTCCGGGTCGACCCCGTCGGCCCGCGGCTGCTGAAGGCATCGGTGCGCGCCCCCGCCACCCTGCGCGCGGATAGCGCGCGGGAGGCCCAGATCGTCGCTCCCGTCGACGGCTGGATCGCCGCGGCGGGCGGCGAACTCCAGTCGCCCGGACGTCAGGTGCGACAGGGCGACACCCTGCTGCGCATCGTGCCGCGTCTCGGCGAGGCGACCGACTACGCCACGCTGGAGGCCGAGGCCGCACGTGCCCGTGCCGCCTTCCGCTTCGCACGGGATGAACTGGCGCGTATCCGCGGCCTCTTCGAACAGGGGGTGATCGCCGAGCGCCGCCTGCAGGCGGCCCAGGCCGACTTCGAAGGCGCGCGTGCGGCGAACGATGCCGCCAGCCGGCGCCTGGCGCAGTACGGCAAGGTGTCGGGCGGGCAGACGGGCGGCGTGGTCCTCCCCTCGCCCATCAACGGCGAGGTGGCGCGCGTCCATGTCGGTGCCGGCAGCTATGTCAGCGCCGGCACGCCGCTGATGTACGTGGTCGACCGCCGTGAGCTCTGGCTGGAGGCCCAGGTGCCTGAGGCCGATGCCCTGACGCTCGACGCCCCCACCGGTGCGTGGTTCGAGACCGCTGCCGGGCCCGTGGCGGTGACCGCCGAGACCGGGGCGCGACTCGTGTCCTTTGGTGCGCGCATCGACCCGCGCACGCGCACCGTGCCCGTGATCTTCGCCTTCCCCTCCCCCGATCCGCGCCTGCGCATCGGCCAGTACGTCGAGGCACGGATCTACACGGGAGAACAGCGCGAGGCGCTGGCGATCCCCCGCACGGCGGTGATCGACGACACCGGCCGCGACGTGGTCTTCGTGCAGCGCGACGGCGAGCACTTCGAACGCCGGCTGGTCACGCTGGGCATCCGCGACGGCGACTGGGTGGAAGTGATCGCGGGCCTGAAACCCGGTGAGCGCATCGTCACGCGCGGCGCCTACCTCGTGCAGCTCGCCGCCTCGGTGCCCGCCGAGATCGGCCACGGCCACGCCCACTGA